A part of Capsicum annuum cultivar UCD-10X-F1 chromosome 6, UCD10Xv1.1, whole genome shotgun sequence genomic DNA contains:
- the LOC107874147 gene encoding uncharacterized protein LOC107874147, translating into MLKEEREFPITALFNDISKRWSELFYERRMKYAKLKTTFVPSAETKIMASKNLGNKLLVHQIDEDTFNVTADNRIAMVRLRIKTCSCREFDLDKILCQHAMAALDINLEGKMIYEYSSPYYKVESYILAYADPIYPVPDEEFWNLPPEVLERVIPPPEKRTKPGRNQQKWMPTIGEMVSKKRNRCSLCKSIGHKKSTCPMKSNGVA; encoded by the coding sequence ATGCTCAAGGAAGAAAGAGAATTCCCCATTACTGCCTTGTTCAATGATATAAGTAAGAGATGGTCAGAATTATTTTATGAGAGACGAATGAAATATGCCAAGTTAAAAACCACCTTTGTCCCTTCAGCAGAAACTAAAATAATGGCTAGCAAAAATCTGGGAAATAAGCTTTTGGTCCATCAAATAGATGAAGACACATTCAACGTTACTGCAGATAATAGGATTGCAATGGTCCGTCTACGAATCAAAACATGTTCGTGTCGAGAGTTTGATTTGGACAAAATACTATGTCAACATGCTATGGCAGCACTTGACATAAATTTGGAGGGCAAGATGATTTACGAGTATTCTTCTCCATATTATAAGGTAGAGTCATACATACTTGCATATGCAGACCCAATTTATCCGGTGCCAGATGAAGAATTTTGGAACCTTCCACCGGAAGTTTTAGAGAGAGTAATACCTCCACCTGAAAAAAGGACTAAACCGGGAAGAAATCAGCAGAAATGGATGCCTACTATAGGAGAAATGGtttcaaagaagagaaatagatgCTCTCTGTGTAAAAGCATTGGCCACAAAAAAAGTACATGTCCTATGAAATCGAATGGAGTTGCATGA